The Vicia villosa cultivar HV-30 ecotype Madison, WI linkage group LG1, Vvil1.0, whole genome shotgun sequence genome includes a region encoding these proteins:
- the LOC131638984 gene encoding subtilisin-like protease SBT1.7 — translation MEFSFHRSFPVVLLVLLLGFSDASSSLKSTYIVHMAKSEMPESYEHHTLWYESSLQSVSESAEMMYTYENAVHGFSTRLTAEEARLLESQAGILAVLPEVKYELHTTRTPQFLGLDKSAEMFPESSSASEVVVGVLDTGVWPESKSYDDTGFGPIPTTWKGACETGTNFTASNCNKKLIGARFFSKGVEAMLGPIDETTESKSPRDDDGHGTHTSTTAAGSVVTGASLFGYAAGTARGMATRARIAAYKVCWKGGCFSSDILAAIDKAISDGVNVLSLSLGGGMSDYFRDSVAIGSFSAMEKGILISCSAGNAGPSAYSLSNVAPWITTVGAGTLDRDFPALVSLGNGLNYSGVSLYRGNALPDSPLPLIYAGNATNATNGNLCMTGTLSPELVAGKIVFCDRGMNARVQKGAVVKAAGGLGMVLANTAANGEELVADTHLLPATAVGEKAGNAIKKYLFTEAKPTVKIVFEGTKVNVQPSPVVAAFSSRGPNSITSQILKPDLIAPGVNILAGWSKAVGPTGLPVDERRVDFNIISGTSMSCPHVSGLAALIKSAHPEWSPAAVRSALMTTAYSAYKDGKKLQDSATGKPSTPFDHGSGHVDPIAALNPGLVYDLTVDDYLGFLCALNYTATQITSLAKRKFECDAGKKYSVNDLNYPSFAVVFDTMGGANVVKHTRILTNVGPAGTYKALLTSDSKTVKITVEPEELSFKENEKKPYTVTFTSLGSTPQKVNGFGRLEWSNAKNVVGSPISISWG, via the coding sequence ATGGAGTTCTCGTTTCACAGATCTTTCCCTGTGGTTCTGTTAGTTCTGTTATTGGGTTTCAGCGATGCGTCTTCTTCCTTGAAGAGCACTTATATAGTGCACATGGCAAAATCTGAAATGCCAGAGAGTTACGAGCATCATACTTTATGGTATGAATCGTCTTTACAATCTGTGTCTGAGTCAGCTGAAATGATGTATACATACGAAAACGCGGTTCATGGATTCTCAACCAGATTAACCGCTGAAGAAGCTCGTTTGCTTGAGAGCCAAGCGGGGATTCTCGCGGTGTTGCCTGAAGTGAAATATGAGCTTCACACAACGAGGACTCCTCAGTTTCTTGGCCTTGATAAAAGCGCTGAGATGTTTCCAGAATCAAGTTCAGCAAGCGAGGTTGTTGTTGGTGTTTTAGATACCGGTGTTTGGCCTGAAAGCAAAAGCTACGACGACACTGGGTTTGGACCTATACCCACAACATGGAAAGGCGCGTGTGAAACAGGTACGAATTTCACAGCTTCAAACTGCAATAAAAAACTGATCGGAGCAAGATTTTTCTCCAAGGGAGTTGAAGCCATGTTAGGCCCTATCGATGAAACCACAGAGTCGAAATCTCCTAGAGACGATGATGGACATGGTACACACacttcaacaacagcagcagGTTCGGTTGTTACCGGTGCTAGCCTCTTCGGTTATGCTGCAGGGACGGCGCGTGGGATGGCCACACGCGCTAGAATCGCTGCATACAAGGTTTGTTGGAAAGGTGGTTGTTTTAGCTCCGACATTTTAGCTGCTATCGATAAAGCTATCTCGGATGGTGTTAATGTTTTGTCTCTTTCTCTCGGTGGTGGAATGTCTGATTATTTTAGAGACAGTGTAGCTATTGGTTCTTTTTCGGCAATGGAGAAAGGGATTTTAATCTCTTGCTCCGCTGGGAATGCGGGTCCAAGTGCTTATTCTCTATCCAATGTAGCTCCATGGATTACTACCGTGGGTGCTGGTACACTGGATCGTGACTTCCCTGCGTTAGTTAGTCTTGGTAACGGACTCAACTATTCCGGTGTTTCTCTCTATCGAGGAAACGCTTTGCCGGATTCTCCTTTACCGTTGATTTACGCAGGGAATGCTACTAATGCCACAAACGGGAATTTGTGTATGACGGGAACTTTATCACCGGAGTTGGTTGCTGGGAAGATTGTTTTCTGTGACCGTGGGATGAATGCTAGGGTTCAGAAAGGAGCTGTGGTGAAAGCCGCCGGAGGATTAGGTATGGTTCTGGCCAACACCGCCGCAAACGGCGAGGAGCTAGTCGCTGACACACATCTATTACCAGCCACGGCGGTTGGTGAGAAAGCTGGCAATGCAATCAAGAAGTATTTATTCACCGAAGCAAAACCGACGGTGAAGATCGTTTTCGAAGGAACCAAAGTGAATGTTCAGCCATCTCCGGTGGTGGCAGCGTTTAGTTCACGAGGACCTAACTCAATCACTTCACAGATCTTGAAACCTGATCTTATCGCGCCAGGTGTCAACATCTTAGCTGGGTGGTCAAAAGCAGTGGGACCCACCGGTTTACCCGTTGATGAGAGGCGCGTTGATTTTAACATTATCTCTGGTACTTCCATGTCCTGTCCCCATGTGAGTGGTTTAGCCGCTTTGATTAAGTCGGCTCATCCTGAATGGAGCCCAGCCGCTGTTAGATCGGCTCTCATGACAACGGCTTACTCGGCTTACAAGGACGGTAAAAAATTACAAGACAGTGCAACTGGAAAACCCTCCACACCgtttgatcatggttctggacaCGTGGATCCTATCGCTGCTCTTAATCCAGGACTAGTTTATGATTTAACGGTGGATGATTACTTAGGTTTTCTCTGTGCGTTAAACTACACAGCTACTCAAATCACTTCTTTGGCAAAGAGAAAATTCGAGTGTGACGCGGGTAAAAAATACAGTGTGAATGATCTTAATTATCCATCATTTGCGGTTGTTTTCGACACCATGGGTGGGGCCAACGTAGTTAAACACACGAGAATCCTCACCAACGTGGGACCCGCGGGAACTTACAAGGCTTTATTAACGTCAGATTCAAAAACCGTGAAAATAACCGTTGAACCGGAGGAGTTAAGTTTTAAGGAGAATGAGAAGAAACCTTATACGGTGACGTTTACGTCGTTGGGTTCTACACCGCAAAAGGTGAATGGATTTGGACGGTTAGA